ACGTGGCTGTTCGGCCTGGCGGCGCGTAAGGGCTAACGCTGTCTGGTGCGGTGCCGTGTCGTGCCGGCGGCGTGCCGGCGGCGGCGCACCCATACCCGCCCCACGCACCACACACACGACCCCGGCGCACCCGTACCCGCCCCACGCACACGACCCCGGCGCACCCGTACCCGCCCCACGCACCAGTGGTTACGGGAGCAATCGGCGCTAAAGGGCGCGAACGTCCGAGAGCCTAGTCCTCCGGACCAACCGAGTCGAAGAACTTGGGTTCTTCCGCAGACACAGCCTGCCGCGCGCGGGCTTGCTCGTGGATGAAGTGTCGGTCCTCGTCCGTGAGGTGTGTGCCACCATGCGTGTCAACACCTTCACTCTCCCCCGTTTCCCCGTTGATGATCGCGGTAACGGTCCGCGGCACAATCATGGTTCCCGGATTGTCCATCAGCCATTGCTGAGTGTGCGGAGAAAGCTGGTCCCAGAATTCTTTGATGTGCATAACAATCAGCACTGCCCTTCATTGGTGGGGGTGGATTCATGGAATGCGCCATGTGCGCCGGAAAGAGACTCAGGATGAGGTTCTCTTCAAAGGCTACGCCCGACCATGCCTATCCTGACCCGGATGCAGCAACGTTTCTGAGAATGACGTCGACTGCCCGTTCTTCATGCGCTACAGTTATTCCAATCGATGGATAAACACTGTTGAGCCCCAGGAGATTCCATGTCATCAACGCTTAGGTCCGCTTCGCGCAGGAGCAACGCCCCTATTGTCGCCGTCCCCGCTTCCCGCGATTTGGTGGTGGATTTCATCCGCGTCGCCTGCATGTTTGCCGTGGTAGCTGTTCACCTGCTCATGATGGGGATCAGCGTGGACGAGTCCGGCATCGGCGTGGGCAATCCCCTGACGTCCCTAAGCTGGTTTGCGCAAGGAACTTGGTTCGGCCAGGTCATGCCGCTTTTCTTCATCGTGGGCGGTTTCGCCTCGCTCACGTCGTGGCGCAGCCTGCAACGCAAGGGCGGCGACGCCGGCGATTACCTCCGGAACCGGGTGCTGCGACTGGTCCGGCCCACGGTTGCGTTGTACATCTTCCTTGCGATTGCCCTGTGGAGCGCGACGGCGGCCGGTGTCCCTGCCGACTTGCTCGCCGTTATCGCCGCGGGCGCCGGAGTGCAGCTGTGGTTCCTTGCCGCGTACCTGATCTGCCAGGCCATGGTTCCCACTATGGCGAAGCTCCACGAAGCAGCGCCATACCGGACCATTGCAGCGCTGGCCGCGAGCGCCGTCGTGGTTGATGTTCTTCGCTTGGGCTTGGAGCGCAACCCGTGGGGCTTCGACTCGAACCCGATCGGGCTGCTGAACATGGTGTTCGTGTGGGGGCTGCTGCAACAGCTGGGCTTCTTCTACGCCGACGGCTTCTTTGACCGCTTCGCCAAGTGGCAGCTCGTTCTTGCCGCTGCCGGCTGTTACGCCGCGATGGTTCCGCTCACGCACGCCGGGCCGTATCCGGTGGACATGCTGACCAGCCAGAACCCGCCCATGTTCCCCCTGATCCTGGTAGGTCTGGCACACATTCTTTTGGTGAAGGCCGCCTATCCGGTGCTGCAGCGATGTGTCCGTGTCGGCTGGGTACAGAAGGTGATGTTCGTGGTGGGTAGCCGGGCGATGACCATTTATCTGTGGCACCTGCCGTTGATCATCGCCATGTTTGGGATCGCGCTGGTCCTTCGCCTGCCCTTCCCCGAGCCCGCCGGCACCGAGTGGTGGCTCACCCGGCCTCTGTTTTATGTAGCTGCTTGGACGCTGGTGCTGTTGGTCTCAACCCCGCTTGTCCGACTGGAACTGGCCAGCACTGCTCTGGCACCGGGTGCGGTCCGGCCGGCTATGTGGCGCATTGCTGCCGGAACTGTCTTGGCCATCGTCCCCCCGTTCGTGGTGATGAGGTCTGCGCTGGACGTTGCGAATGCGACCTGGGGGCTGTTGCTGCTGGTGATTGCCGTGGCACTGGTGACTGGCAAGGTTCCTGACCGGGCTTGGAAGACCCCGCGCAGTGTTTCAACGGGAGCCGTGGCTTCCTGATCCTCTTTGAAAGAAGAACGGCCGCAGAACAACCTTACGGGTCATTTTGCGGCCGTTCTTTGTTCACAGGGGGTTACTCACCAGCAACCTGGCCGAACACCTATGGCAAGCGGTAAAGGAATGCTGCCATGGCGTCGCGGTTGATGGGCTCCATCGGCTGGTACCAGTAGTTGTTCTCCCCTAGCTGCCAGCCGGAGGAAATCCCCGCAACGCTCATCCAGACCATTTCCTTGTAGAACAGCTGGCCAGAATCGAGGTCCTTGAAAGGTGGATTCATCGGTGCTTCATAGTCGGGCTTGTTGACCAACCTGTACAGGAAGGCAGCCATCGCGTCGCGTTTGATGGGGGTCAGCGGTTTGTAGTAACGCGCCCCGTTCTCAGTCCATCCGGATGAAATGCCGGTTTCTGCCAACCATGCCATCTCCTTGTAGAACTGCTGCGTGGTTGCAACGTCCTTGAATGGGGATTGCGCGGGAGGTGTGTAGTCCGGCGAGCCGGCCGCACGGTAAAGGAATGCTGCCATTGCGTCACGGTTGATGGGTGTCACCGGCCGGTATGAGACGGATTTGTCCGCCTCTACCCAACCGGTAGAGATCTTACGGTCTGCAAGCCAGGACATTTCCTTATAGAACTGCTGGGTGGTCGCCACATCCCGGAAGGGTGAAACAGCAGGCGCCGTAAATTCCGGCCCCTTTGCGCTGAAGTAGGCCTTCCACTCTGAAGTCGCCCCGTTGAGCACTGCATAACCGCTCTTCGGAACGGCTGTAATTTTGGCCTGTCCTCGAGCGGGGTGAGTTCCGGCTTGGAGCATTTTGTCATCTACCTGGTAGTCCATGGTCTCTGACTCCGGAATAGTGTAGCGATCGTTGCCCATGTACGGAGCTTCGGTGAACACTACGGCTTCAGGCGTAACAGCCTTGTCAGCGGCAACTACAACAGGCGTTGGCTTGCTGGACATCTCCAGCAGCCAGTATGGGGTCTTGTTACCCATGACATGTAGCGAAAGCGTGCTGCCAATGTCCTCGCTCGTCAAGGTGTAGGTAGAGGCACTGGAGACGTGCTCACCAGTGGTGCCTGGCTTGTTGCGGGTCCACCGATAGGTCAAGTCCACAGGGGCCGGGCCCCACGTACCCGGGTTGGCCGTTAGGGTGCTTCCCTCGTAGGCCGAGCCCGTGATAACAGGCACGCTACCAAACAAGGTTCCGGGAGCCACTTGAACTGTCGGCTCCGAGGTTGCGGAGACGGCCGGTACGAACTTCTTGGTGGCAGTAACAGTGACCGTGATGGTGGCTTGGTGATCATCCTCTGTCAACCAGTAACCGTTTCCGGTTGCTCCGGGGATGGGTGTTCCCCACCGGTTCCACTGATAATTCCAGGTGGCTTCGTAGGTGTTACCCCAGTTGCCAGGTTCAGCAATCAACAACTTGCCAACAGCAGCCTCACCGGAAATTGTGGGAATGCCCGCCGTGATTGGCGCAGCCTCGGCTGCCACCTTGGTGAGAGTGGCGTTGGCGTCAACCAAACCGGCGCCGCAGCCACAGCCGTTGATCGGCCGAGCCGAGGCCTTTAGCCTCTGCTCAACATCCGCGGGGGTCAAAGCAGGCAGTTTTGAATACATCATGGCTGCTACTGCCGCTACCTGAGGAGCGGCCATTGAACTGCCCTCCATAACGGAGTATCCCTCGGAACCTAGGGAATCCGTTCCGTCGTTGAGGGTGGACAAAATTCCGTCGAGGCCCGAGTTGGTCATGTCGCCGCCCGGGGCGGCGACATCGACGTTGATTCCGAAGTTGGAGTACGACGCTTTGAGGCCATTGCGTGTGCTCGCACCGACCACCAGCACGTTCTTACAGTTGGCAGGGCTGACCTTGGATGCGTCGATGCCTTCGTTACCTGCAGCCACCACCACTGAGGCGCCCTTGCTTCGTGCAAAATCTGCAGCGTTTTGGTAGATCGTGGAGCAAGGCGCCAGGCCTCCGAGGCTCAGGTTGATGACGTTCGCTGGATTCGCGTTCGCTGGGGCTCCCGTAACTGTTCCGCCCGCCGCCCAAACGATCGAATCTGCGATGTCGGAAGCGTATCCGCCACAGATGCCCAGCGCACGCACCGGAACGACCTTTGCCTTGGGAGCAACGCCTGCCACGCCCTTGCTGTTTCCTGCAACAGCAGCCACAAGACCGGCCACATGTGTCCCGTGCCACGAAGATGAATAACCGGGCCATCCGGGCTCGCACTCCCCGTAGTAGGTGGCGTCGCCCTCATCTGCCGGATTCGAATCGCGTCCGTTGGAGTCACCTGCAACGAGGGGATCATGAATCATGTCAAAGCCAGGCAGAATGTTGGCGTTCAAGTCGGTGTGGTCAGTAATGCCGGTATCGATGACCGCAACCACGCTCCCGGCTCCCTGGCTCACGTCCCATGCCCCCAGGACACGCATCCCGCCACTGTCGGTGCTACTGTGTGCCCACTGATATGAGTACAAAGGATCGTTGGGCGCGGAAGCGAATGGCCTCATGATGACATCTGGCTCGGCATACTCAACGCTGGGGTCTGCGGCCAGGGCGGAAACCAGTTCACCGGCTTCTTCGCCACCGAGCTTCTTGTCCGTCTTCACCACTTCTTCACCCGTGGCTAGCGTACGGACAGCTTCAATAGGGACGCCAAGGGTCCCAGCGGCCCGATTCAAGGACGACTTCCGGTCCAGTGATTGGATACTTGCCCGGTCCTTGAACTTCACAATGAATTGGTCCGTAGGGAGGACCGAGGACTCGGTGGACATTGTCCGTGGTGCCGCGCTGGGCACAGGCACCGGAGTCTCATTCGCTACAGCAGGAAGGGCCGGGAGGGCAGCTCCTACCATTGCGATAATGCCGGCAAAAATTACTTGAGAGCGCACACTGGCTCTCCGTCGGATCTGCATAAACAGCGCCCTCTGCTCAAACGCCCCCAAGAGCGCGGAAAAATGGCCGCGATACTGCGGCCAGCATGAGTTTAGCCAAAGTTTGGACTTTCCTGCGAATTCCCTGTGAATCTATCTCAGCAGTTAGGTCAACACGAAGGGTAAAAGCTAATAGTTACGCCGGTGCTTCAGCCGCGGAATTGCGACGGCGAACACAACAGCCGCTGCGAACCCCAGTACGCCTGTGGCCCAGACGCCCGCCGACAACGAGATTGCAGCCGTCAACCCGGACAGCAGCACGGGCCCTCCGGTGGCGCCGGAATCGGCAATGAAGCGCCATATCCCGAGGAAGTGACTCCGGCCGTTGTCCGGTGAGAAGTCAGCTCCGAGCGTCATGATGAGCCCCGAACTGATGCCGTTGCCGAACCCGATCAGCAGGGCGACCAAGAGCAATGGTACGAATCCGGCGGTGAAGGGAATCAGAATCAATGCCGTCCCCATGATGAGCGTGGAGGGAATGGCCACCCATTGCCGGCCCTTCCTGTCCATCAGCTTCCCGGCAGGATAGAACACCAGCATGTCGATTGCCCCGGACAAGCCGAAGAGCAAGGACGCATGGGTGGCATCGAGCCCCAGGTGGTCCGCCCACAGCGGGATGACCACTTGTCGTGATGCACGCAGAGCACTGAGAAGCAGGATCCCGAATCCCACAGAAAGAAACACCCCCGCGTGGGAGACCGCGACGCTCCGCAACGTCGACGCCGGAGGGCGAGGGCCGCCGTCGGGCGTTTCCGGGGCTACCAGGTCCGGGATGGTGAGCGACAAAGCAGCCGCCGCCATCATGCCCGCGAAGCCCACCCAGTAAGCACCGCTGATTCCGGCGAACTGCATGACGCCGGCGCCCACGAATGGCCCGATGAAGATGCCGATCCTGGTCACGCCGCCCAGTGTTGAAAGAGCTCGCGCGCGGAACATGACCGGGACGGCCTCGGTAAGGAACTTTTGACGGGCTAGGTTGAAGACGCTGGCCGACATGCCCACCAAGGTCATGGACGCAGCCAGCAGCCAGAGTCCGTGGTCGACCTGCGGCGCGAACGCGGCTGCGCCGAGGGCAACCGCGCCCAAAGCTCCGGCTCCAACGATCGACCATCGTTCGCCGAACTTCTCCGTGATGATCGACGCCGGGATGTTGAAGATCCAGGAGCCCAGCCCGATCAGTGTCACGATCAATGCTGAAACCGCCACCGAAGCGCCAAGCTCGCGCGCCGAGAGCGCAATAACCGGCAGGACCGCCCCTTCGCCGATACAGAACAGCAGCGCGGGTCCGAAGGCCGGAAGGGCGACGCTGCGAAGGGTGAAGTTTTTGTCTGCTTGGGTGGTGGTCATCCCTTTCATCCTATGACCGTCGCGGCTGGTGGTCGGGTCGGATGACGTTTCGCGTTCCCGGTTGTGGTCGGGCGCGCGCCCTATGCCGCCGGGCGCACCCTTTCGTGGTCAGACCCGCACCCTTTGCCGCCAACCGCACCAGAGGTAACAGGGGCGATCGGCGCTAACGGGGGCGCCGGTTCGTGGGTTAGTAGGTTAGTGGGACGGGCTGCGTGGGACGGGCTGAGTGGGACGGGCTGAGTGGTAACTGGTGAGCGCTTGGAACGAGCTGGCTCGCACCACTTTGCGCCATGCGCACACTTCGCCGCCGGGCGCACCCTTTCGTGGTCAGGCCCGCACCCTTTGCCGCCAACCGCACCAGAGGTAACAGGGGCGATCAGCGCTAACGGGTGCGCCGACGAACGTGGTGGTTCGTGGGTGCTGGGACGGGTGGCTGGTACTGGCTGCGTGGGACGGGCTGCGTGGGACGGGCTGAGTGGAAACTGGTGAGCGCTTGGAACGAGCTGGCTCGCACCACTTTGCGCCATGCGCACACTTCGCCGCCGGGCGCACCCTTTCGTGGTCAGAACCGCACCCACTTCCGCCAACCGCACCAGAGGTAACAGGGGCGATCGGCGCTAACGGGTGCGCCGACGAACGTGGTGGTAGGTGGGTTACTGGGACGGGTGGCTGGTACTGGCTGCGTGGGACGGGCTGAGTGGTAACTGGTGAGCTTTTGGAACGAGCTGGCTCGCAGTTGTTGCGGCTCCGGGGAACCGGAGCCGCAACAACTACATGCGAAGTGAGATTGCTTCCCTGGCTTAGCGGCGGTTAGCTACTGCCTTGCGGCGACCGACTGCTGCGAGCACCAACCCCATCAGGAGCATGGCGCCTGCCCAGAGAACCCACTGACCGTTGAGTCCAGTGTTGGCCAAGGTGTTGGCACTTCCGACGGCGGTGGAGGCTGCCGCGGTCAACGCACCCTGCGTGGCACTCGGGACCACTACGCTGCTGGCTTGGGTGCCAACCGAGGCATACGTGGTGTTTGTGGTGCCTGCGACGGGAGTGTTGATGCCAGTTTCTCCACCAGCGTCAAGGCCACCACCTGCAGGCGGGTTCACGACGGGAGGGTTCACAACCGGCGGGTTCACAACCGGCGGGTTCACAACCGGAGGGTTCACAACCGGCGGGTTTACGACGGGAGGGTTCACAACCGGCGGGTTCACAGTGCCGGTAGAGCCACCACCGATTCCCACGGAGGTGGAACCAACGGTTACAGGAGCCGTGATCGGGATGATCACCTGAGTGCCGGAAAGAAGTCCGTCGTTCCCGGAAGTGGTGCTGCCTGGCGTCGTACCCGTCGGGGCAGTTCCGCCCGTGGTGCCAGTGTTCGTGGCCGACGAGTCACCCAGCAGACCAGCGGAGGTCGAACCAAGGTTCACTGGAGCGGTGATCGGAGCAACAACCTGGGTTCCCGAACCAATGCCGTCAGAACCGGAAGTCGAAGCACCCGACGTAGCCGGAGCCGAAGTACCAGTCGAACCAGCACCTGTATTCGCGGCGGACGAGTCACCCAGCAGACCAGCCGAGGTCGAACCAAGGTTTACCGGAGCGGTGATCGGAGCAACAACCTGGGTTCCCGAACCAATGCCGTCAGAACCGGAGGTGGAAGCACCCGACGTAGCCGGAGCCGAAGTACCAGTCGAACCAGCACCAGTATTCGCGGCCGACGAGTCACCCAGCAGACCAGCCGAGGTCGAACCAAGGTTCACCGGAGCCGTGATCGGAGCAACAACCTGGGTTCCCGAACCAATGCCGTCAGAACCGGAAGTCGAAGCACCCGACGCCGCCGGAGCAGTACCACCGGATGAAGAACCCGAGCCGGAGGTGGCCAACGAGTCACCCAACAGACCAGCCGAGGTCGAACCAAGGTTTACCGGAGCGGTGATCGGAGCAACAACCTGCGTCCCCGAACCAACACCATCCGAACCGGAAGTGGAAGCACCCGAAGCCCCCGAAGCCGCCGGAGCAGTACCACCGGATGAAGAACCCGAGCCGGAGGTGGCCGACGAGTCACCCAACACACCAGCGGAAGTCGAACCAAGGTTCACCGGAGCGGTGATCGGAGCAACAACCTGGGTTCCCGAACCAATGCCATCCGAACCGGAAGTCGAAGCACCCGAAGTCGCCGGAGCAGTACCACCGGATGAAGAACCCGAACCGGAGGTGGCAGACGAGTCACCACCTACACCCGCGGCAGTGGCTCCGATGTTAACAGGGACCGAAATCGGAGCCACTACCTGAGCGCCGGACGCAATACTCTCTCCCCCCGACGTCGTTGCCTGCACCGGAGCTTGGGCCGGAGCCGGAGCTTGGGCCGGAGCCGGAGCCTGTGCCGGGGCAGGAGCTGATGTAGCAGTTGAGTCGCCAAGTACACCGGCGGATGTCGCTCCCACCGTGATGGGGATCGTCACCGGCGCAACAACTTGGGTTCCCGAGGCGATACCGTCGGAACCGCTGGTGCTTGCTGTCGGAGCGGCCGCTGCGGGAGCAGCAGGTGCCGGAGCGGCAGGTGTGGCTGAGTTCGCCGCAGTGGAGCCCCCCAGCAGACCCACTGACGACGAGCCCAGGTTTACGGGCACCGTTACCGGAGCAACTAGCTGCGTTCCGGAGCCGATGCTGTTGGAACCATTGGTGCTGGCAGCCGGTGCTGCAGCGGAGCCGGAACTTCCAGCAGTTCCCGGCGCGGACGTCGTAGCTGCTGAATCCCCCAACAGTC
This genomic interval from Paenarthrobacter aurescens TC1 contains the following:
- a CDS encoding hypothetical protein (identified by Glimmer2; putative) gives rise to the protein MLIVMHIKEFWDQLSPHTQQWLMDNPGTMIVPRTVTAIINGETGESEGVDTHGGTHLTDEDRHFIHEQARARQAVSAEEPKFFDSVGPED
- a CDS encoding putative serine protease, subtilase family (identified by match to protein family HMM PF00082); translation: MQIRRRASVRSQVIFAGIIAMVGAALPALPAVANETPVPVPSAAPRTMSTESSVLPTDQFIVKFKDRASIQSLDRKSSLNRAAGTLGVPIEAVRTLATGEEVVKTDKKLGGEEAGELVSALAADPSVEYAEPDVIMRPFASAPNDPLYSYQWAHSSTDSGGMRVLGAWDVSQGAGSVVAVIDTGITDHTDLNANILPGFDMIHDPLVAGDSNGRDSNPADEGDATYYGECEPGWPGYSSSWHGTHVAGLVAAVAGNSKGVAGVAPKAKVVPVRALGICGGYASDIADSIVWAAGGTVTGAPANANPANVINLSLGGLAPCSTIYQNAADFARSKGASVVVAAGNEGIDASKVSPANCKNVLVVGASTRNGLKASYSNFGINVDVAAPGGDMTNSGLDGILSTLNDGTDSLGSEGYSVMEGSSMAAPQVAAVAAMMYSKLPALTPADVEQRLKASARPINGCGCGAGLVDANATLTKVAAEAAPITAGIPTISGEAAVGKLLIAEPGNWGNTYEATWNYQWNRWGTPIPGATGNGYWLTEDDHQATITVTVTATKKFVPAVSATSEPTVQVAPGTLFGSVPVITGSAYEGSTLTANPGTWGPAPVDLTYRWTRNKPGTTGEHVSSASTYTLTSEDIGSTLSLHVMGNKTPYWLLEMSSKPTPVVVAADKAVTPEAVVFTEAPYMGNDRYTIPESETMDYQVDDKMLQAGTHPARGQAKITAVPKSGYAVLNGATSEWKAYFSAKGPEFTAPAVSPFRDVATTQQFYKEMSWLADRKISTGWVEADKSVSYRPVTPINRDAMAAFLYRAAGSPDYTPPAQSPFKDVATTQQFYKEMAWLAETGISSGWTENGARYYKPLTPIKRDAMAAFLYRLVNKPDYEAPMNPPFKDLDSGQLFYKEMVWMSVAGISSGWQLGENNYWYQPMEPINRDAMAAFLYRLP
- a CDS encoding putative major facilitator superfamily (MFS) transporter (identified by match to protein family HMM PF07690): MTTTQADKNFTLRSVALPAFGPALLFCIGEGAVLPVIALSARELGASVAVSALIVTLIGLGSWIFNIPASIITEKFGERWSIVGAGALGAVALGAAAFAPQVDHGLWLLAASMTLVGMSASVFNLARQKFLTEAVPVMFRARALSTLGGVTRIGIFIGPFVGAGVMQFAGISGAYWVGFAGMMAAAALSLTIPDLVAPETPDGGPRPPASTLRSVAVSHAGVFLSVGFGILLLSALRASRQVVIPLWADHLGLDATHASLLFGLSGAIDMLVFYPAGKLMDRKGRQWVAIPSTLIMGTALILIPFTAGFVPLLLVALLIGFGNGISSGLIMTLGADFSPDNGRSHFLGIWRFIADSGATGGPVLLSGLTAAISLSAGVWATGVLGFAAAVVFAVAIPRLKHRRNY
- a CDS encoding putative acyltransferase family domain protein (identified by match to protein family HMM PF01757); translation: MSSTLRSASRRSNAPIVAVPASRDLVVDFIRVACMFAVVAVHLLMMGISVDESGIGVGNPLTSLSWFAQGTWFGQVMPLFFIVGGFASLTSWRSLQRKGGDAGDYLRNRVLRLVRPTVALYIFLAIALWSATAAGVPADLLAVIAAGAGVQLWFLAAYLICQAMVPTMAKLHEAAPYRTIAALAASAVVVDVLRLGLERNPWGFDSNPIGLLNMVFVWGLLQQLGFFYADGFFDRFAKWQLVLAAAGCYAAMVPLTHAGPYPVDMLTSQNPPMFPLILVGLAHILLVKAAYPVLQRCVRVGWVQKVMFVVGSRAMTIYLWHLPLIIAMFGIALVLRLPFPEPAGTEWWLTRPLFYVAAWTLVLLVSTPLVRLELASTALAPGAVRPAMWRIAAGTVLAIVPPFVVMRSALDVANATWGLLLLVIAVALVTGKVPDRAWKTPRSVSTGAVAS
- a CDS encoding putative LPXTG-motif cell wall anchor domain protein (identified by match to protein family HMM TIGR01167); protein product: MNTTIRKCLIGTCFAGGMIVLSATAANAADTSGKDGLLSGTQVVAPVTAPISLGGTSFGLLGDSAATTSAPGTAGSSGSAAAPAASTNGSNSIGSGTQLVAPVTVPVNLGSSSVGLLGGSTAANSATPAAPAPAAPAAAAPTASTSGSDGIASGTQVVAPVTIPITVGATSAGVLGDSTATSAPAPAQAPAPAQAPAPAQAPVQATTSGGESIASGAQVVAPISVPVNIGATAAGVGGDSSATSGSGSSSGGTAPATSGASTSGSDGIGSGTQVVAPITAPVNLGSTSAGVLGDSSATSGSGSSSGGTAPAASGASGASTSGSDGVGSGTQVVAPITAPVNLGSTSAGLLGDSLATSGSGSSSGGTAPAASGASTSGSDGIGSGTQVVAPITAPVNLGSTSAGLLGDSSAANTGAGSTGTSAPATSGASTSGSDGIGSGTQVVAPITAPVNLGSTSAGLLGDSSAANTGAGSTGTSAPATSGASTSGSDGIGSGTQVVAPITAPVNLGSTSAGLLGDSSATNTGTTGGTAPTGTTPGSTTSGNDGLLSGTQVIIPITAPVTVGSTSVGIGGGSTGTVNPPVVNPPVVNPPVVNPPVVNPPVVNPPVVNPPVVNPPAGGGLDAGGETGINTPVAGTTNTTYASVGTQASSVVVPSATQGALTAAASTAVGSANTLANTGLNGQWVLWAGAMLLMGLVLAAVGRRKAVANRR